In Amycolatopsis jiangsuensis, the following proteins share a genomic window:
- a CDS encoding isocitrate lyase/PEP mutase family protein, which produces MSFASLHVPGDPLLLPNVWEFGLAASLAAAGHPAIGTSSLGVSAAGGFADGAPDSRAATVSLARAVTPLDVLVSVDLADGFSADSGEVAELVADLADAGVAGVNLEDGRADGTLAPVALQCALLRTVRARVPGVFLNARTDPLWLNAGSVADAIARARAYADAGADGVFVPGIAAPEDVSAVVAAVDVPLNVLHLPGKTTFAGLASLGVARVSLGSTPYRVALAAALATVAAVREDEPLPVPPPAYGDVAALLPEHPEHPGHR; this is translated from the coding sequence ATGAGTTTCGCGTCCCTCCATGTGCCGGGTGATCCGCTGTTGCTGCCGAACGTGTGGGAGTTCGGACTGGCCGCCTCGCTGGCCGCCGCCGGCCACCCGGCGATCGGGACGAGCAGTCTCGGCGTGTCCGCGGCCGGCGGATTCGCCGACGGGGCACCGGATTCCCGCGCGGCGACGGTCTCCCTGGCCCGTGCCGTGACCCCGCTGGACGTGCTGGTGAGCGTCGACCTCGCGGACGGCTTCAGCGCCGACTCTGGCGAGGTCGCCGAACTCGTCGCGGACCTGGCCGACGCCGGGGTCGCGGGCGTGAACCTCGAGGACGGCCGCGCCGACGGCACTCTCGCGCCGGTAGCGCTCCAGTGCGCCCTTCTGCGAACGGTGCGGGCGCGGGTCCCGGGAGTGTTCCTCAACGCGCGCACCGATCCGCTGTGGCTGAACGCCGGTTCCGTCGCCGACGCGATCGCCCGTGCCCGGGCCTACGCCGACGCGGGCGCGGACGGCGTGTTCGTCCCGGGAATCGCCGCGCCGGAGGACGTGTCCGCCGTCGTGGCCGCGGTGGACGTACCGCTGAATGTCCTGCACCTGCCGGGAAAAACCACCTTCGCCGGGCTCGCGTCGCTCGGTGTCGCGCGGGTGAGCCTGGGGTCGACGCCGTACCGGGTCGCTCTGGCCGCCGCGCTGGCGACCGTCGCGGCGGTACGAGAGGACGAGCCGTTGCCGGTGCCGCCACCGGCTTACGGTGACGTCGCCGCATTGCTGCCGGAGCACCCGGAGCACCCGGGGCATCGCTGA
- a CDS encoding GPP34 family phosphoprotein, with product MNLSLPASGYLLACAPEGGRIGNRRRTALLVRAAAATDLVFRGRLRDAHGHAEPAGQGPTGDLVLDDLLTEVRGRGAWPWRSLLRHATMDTLRSVELQLSAAGVLTTHTTAVLRRNTRTVADAELVRTVHERAERALTSPLSEVDAASAALLALAAVAGVGVSRRTARRHSARLAEFAVPVVPALRKVVRGRWAMMAG from the coding sequence ATGAACCTTTCCTTGCCCGCCAGTGGTTATCTGCTGGCCTGCGCTCCGGAGGGAGGCCGGATCGGGAACCGCCGCCGCACCGCGCTGCTGGTGCGTGCGGCGGCGGCCACCGACCTGGTGTTCCGGGGCCGTCTTCGCGACGCCCATGGCCACGCCGAGCCGGCCGGCCAGGGCCCGACCGGCGACCTCGTGCTCGACGACCTGCTCACCGAAGTCCGCGGGCGCGGGGCCTGGCCGTGGCGCTCGCTGCTGCGGCACGCGACCATGGACACCTTGCGGTCGGTGGAACTCCAGCTGTCCGCGGCCGGAGTGCTGACCACACACACCACCGCGGTGCTGCGCCGGAACACCCGCACCGTCGCGGATGCGGAGCTGGTCCGTACGGTGCACGAACGGGCCGAGCGGGCGCTCACGAGCCCGTTGTCCGAAGTGGACGCCGCGTCCGCCGCGCTGCTGGCGCTCGCCGCGGTTGCCGGCGTCGGGGTGTCCCGGCGGACAGCACGTCGACATTCGGCGCGGCTGGCGGAGTTCGCCGTTCCGGTGGTCCCGGCGTTGCGGAAAGTGGTACGCGGGCGGTGGGCGATGATGGCCGGGTGA
- a CDS encoding ArnT family glycosyltransferase: protein MTSQETHPVEVVAEARGAPPFARLPVLSVAACLAAVLVATSVRYAHGFDELYFLVAGRDHLSWGYFDQPPLVPLLAGTLDRWFPGSLLAFRLPMALAAAAGAVVTALIARELGGGRAAQVMAAGAYATSGLVIISHWVGTYGLDPFFWTLVVFLLVRWTRTRRDGLLIWAGVVTAVSLETKFLIPGLWGAVLASALVLGPRGLAGRPKLWLGALIALVATIPALVWQATHGWPYTQMGSVVAAEFPGYLAFARDGLLGAGIGIGALALVYGMWRLLRSPELRPYRYLAVALLLVVAVVVLTHGRAYYLMSLYALPFAAAATELSRRKLVRWWKTPVGLAFAVSAVVTVAGLPVWPSSVKATSFGPIPLGTVFAEGETVEQQLADGVGQAYLSLRTPVREQTAVFAGIYPFAASVEYYGPRYGIHEVYSGHRGYWYFDRPPDSARNVLYVGEDPAVLRRYFSSVTEVAPGLIWLCSGRGPSWDTIWPEVRSR, encoded by the coding sequence ATGACGAGCCAGGAGACCCACCCCGTCGAAGTCGTCGCCGAAGCCCGCGGCGCCCCGCCGTTCGCCCGGCTGCCGGTGCTGTCCGTCGCGGCGTGCCTGGCCGCGGTCCTGGTGGCCACGAGTGTCCGCTACGCGCACGGGTTCGACGAGCTGTACTTCCTGGTGGCCGGTCGAGATCACTTGAGCTGGGGGTATTTCGACCAGCCACCGCTCGTGCCGTTGCTGGCCGGCACGCTGGACCGCTGGTTCCCCGGTTCCCTGCTCGCGTTCCGGCTGCCGATGGCGCTCGCGGCCGCCGCCGGTGCCGTGGTGACCGCGTTGATCGCCCGCGAACTGGGTGGCGGCCGCGCGGCACAGGTGATGGCCGCCGGCGCGTACGCGACGTCCGGGCTGGTGATCATCAGCCACTGGGTCGGCACCTACGGACTGGACCCGTTCTTCTGGACGCTCGTGGTGTTCCTGCTGGTGCGCTGGACCCGCACCCGGCGGGACGGGCTGCTGATCTGGGCCGGGGTGGTCACGGCGGTCTCGTTGGAGACGAAGTTCCTCATCCCCGGGCTGTGGGGCGCAGTACTGGCGTCCGCGCTGGTGCTCGGCCCGCGAGGACTGGCCGGCCGCCCGAAACTGTGGCTGGGTGCGCTGATCGCGCTCGTCGCCACGATCCCGGCGCTCGTCTGGCAGGCGACGCACGGCTGGCCGTACACGCAGATGGGCAGCGTCGTCGCGGCCGAGTTCCCCGGCTACCTCGCCTTCGCCCGCGACGGGCTGCTCGGCGCGGGAATCGGCATCGGGGCCCTGGCCCTGGTGTACGGCATGTGGCGGCTGCTGCGGTCGCCGGAGCTGAGGCCGTACCGCTACCTCGCGGTGGCGCTGCTGCTCGTGGTGGCCGTCGTGGTGCTCACCCACGGCCGGGCGTACTACCTGATGAGCCTCTACGCGTTGCCGTTCGCGGCGGCCGCGACCGAGCTGTCACGGCGGAAGCTGGTGCGCTGGTGGAAAACCCCGGTCGGTCTCGCGTTCGCGGTCTCCGCGGTGGTGACCGTGGCCGGGCTGCCGGTCTGGCCGTCCTCGGTGAAAGCCACGTCCTTCGGGCCGATTCCGCTCGGCACGGTGTTCGCCGAGGGGGAGACCGTGGAACAGCAGCTGGCCGACGGAGTCGGGCAGGCCTACCTCTCCCTCCGCACACCGGTGCGCGAGCAGACGGCGGTGTTCGCCGGGATCTACCCGTTCGCTGCGTCGGTGGAGTATTACGGTCCGCGGTACGGGATCCACGAGGTCTACAGTGGACACCGAGGGTACTGGTACTTCGACCGGCCACCGGATTCCGCGCGGAACGTGCTGTACGTGGGGGAGGACCCGGCGGTGCTGCGCCGGTACTTCTCCTCGGTGACCGAAGTGGCGCCCGGCCTGATCTGGCTGTGCAGCGGGCGCGGGCCGTCCTGGGACACGATCTGGCCGGAGGTCCGGAGCCGATGA
- a CDS encoding aminotransferase class V-fold PLP-dependent enzyme: MLAFGAEFAVPAGYLNTPSIGVPPARVADAVERAVRRWRSGQDTPGGFDDVVTRSRQGFARLAGVPAERVAIGASVSQLVACVAGGLRPGARVLAAGREFTSVTFPFAQRAEVTEVPLEELARHVEGHDLVAVSVVQSADGRVADLAALRAASEAAGVPVLLDVTQAAGWLPLDVAWADWVVCAGYKWLFSPRGCAWLAVHPRAHERTTAVAANWYAGEDPWTTVYGMPLRLAADARAFDLSPIWLAHVGAAEAFDYVDTLDLAAVRDHNVALADTLLGKLGLPERGSAIVALEADAARFAEAGVVAGVRDGRVRIGFHLYNSPDDVERVLGAFG, translated from the coding sequence ATGCTTGCCTTCGGAGCCGAATTCGCCGTTCCCGCCGGATATCTGAACACGCCCAGCATCGGAGTGCCGCCCGCGCGCGTCGCCGACGCGGTCGAGCGGGCGGTGCGGCGGTGGCGAAGCGGCCAGGACACTCCGGGCGGGTTCGACGACGTCGTCACGCGGTCGCGGCAGGGATTCGCGCGGCTGGCCGGGGTGCCGGCCGAGCGGGTCGCGATCGGGGCGTCGGTGTCCCAGCTCGTCGCCTGCGTCGCAGGCGGGCTGCGGCCGGGGGCCCGGGTGCTGGCTGCCGGACGCGAGTTCACCAGCGTCACCTTCCCGTTCGCGCAGCGGGCCGAGGTCACCGAGGTGCCGCTGGAAGAGCTGGCCCGGCACGTCGAGGGACACGACCTGGTGGCGGTGAGCGTGGTGCAGTCCGCGGACGGGCGGGTCGCCGACCTCGCCGCGCTGCGGGCCGCTTCCGAAGCGGCCGGCGTGCCGGTGCTGCTGGACGTCACCCAGGCCGCCGGATGGCTGCCGCTCGACGTCGCGTGGGCCGACTGGGTGGTCTGCGCGGGCTACAAATGGCTGTTCTCCCCGCGCGGCTGCGCCTGGCTCGCCGTGCACCCGCGGGCACACGAGCGGACCACCGCGGTCGCGGCGAACTGGTACGCGGGCGAAGATCCGTGGACCACGGTGTACGGGATGCCGCTGCGGCTCGCCGCCGACGCCCGCGCGTTCGACCTCTCGCCGATCTGGCTGGCGCACGTCGGGGCCGCCGAAGCCTTCGACTACGTCGACACGCTGGACCTCGCTGCGGTCCGGGACCACAACGTCGCCCTCGCCGACACCCTGCTCGGCAAGCTGGGGCTGCCGGAGCGGGGGAGCGCGATCGTGGCGCTGGAGGCCGACGCCGCGCGGTTCGCCGAAGCGGGCGTCGTGGCCGGTGTGCGCGACGGCCGCGTCCGGATCGGATTCCACCTCTACAACAGCCCTGACGACGTCGAACGCGTTCTCGGCGCATTCGGCTGA